In Aegilops tauschii subsp. strangulata cultivar AL8/78 chromosome 3, Aet v6.0, whole genome shotgun sequence, one genomic interval encodes:
- the LOC109739998 gene encoding wall-associated receptor kinase-like 20, with the protein MAASTPFCGRRPLFLFEVAAVAILALLPLGGHARVCPPCGSTAVPYPLSTADGCGDPAYKVRCAAGASTSTLFFDALNGTSYPITSVSPAAQRLVVAPAPLVSNDSCVSVGAPAGRGVQLDPSLPFNVSSSNTIMLLNCTSALLRSPLNCSSSSLCHAYADAARSPCAPLPLCCTFVAGGSSTSHRIRASPELCSAYTSFVNLDPAQPPATWGGRLGLELQWATPREPLCQTQADCEDGANATCAGDPVAAGAVRRCLCVPGLAWDPVAGACQQIPSDCERAGDCEGSNHAPLIAGIVCGLGGALLLIAAGLFLYRRQRRIQLARERLTKEREDILNANNSSGRTAKNFTSRELKRATANFSRDNLLGVGGYGEVYKGALADGTLVAVKCAKLGNTKSTDQILNEVRVLSQVNHRSLVRLLGCCVDLQQPLMVYEFVPNGTLADHLYGAMSRPPLPWRRRLAIARHTAEGISYLHFSASPPIYHRDIKSSNILLDEQLDGKVSDFGLSRLAEPGLSHVSTCAQGTLGYLDPEYYRNYQLTDKSDVYSFGVVLLELLTAKRAIDFGRGEDDVNLAVHVQRAADEERLLHVVDPAMKNRATQLELDTMKALGFLALGCLEDRRQNRPSMKEVADEIEYIINIEAGAAVVEQQQNA; encoded by the exons ATGGCCGCGAGCACACCGTTTTGCGGCCGTCGTCCCTTGTTCCTCTTCGAGGTTGCAGCAGTCGCCATCCTCGCGCTGCTGCCGCTGGGCGGCCATGCGCGGGTCTGCCCTCCGTGCGGCTCGACGGCGGTGCCGTACCCGCTGAGCACGGCGGACGGGTGCGGCGACCCGGCGTACAAGGTCCGGTGCGCGGCCGGCGCGTCGACGTCGACGCTCTTCTTCGACGCGCTCAACGGCACCTCCTACCCGATCACCTCCGTGTCCCCGGCGGCGCAGCGCCTGGTGGTCGCCCCGGCGCCGCTGGTGTCCAACGACAGCTGCGTGTCCGTGGGGGCCCCCGCTGGGCGCGGCGTGCAGCTGGACCCGTCGCTGCCCTTCAACGTGAGCTCCTCCAACACCATCATGCTCCTCAACTGCACCTCCGCGCTGCTGCGCTCGCCGCTCAACTGCTCGTCCAGCTCGCTCTGCCACGCCTACGCCGACGCCGCGCGGTCGCCCTGCGCGCCGCTGCCGCTCTGCTGCACGTTCGTGGCCGGCGGGTCGTCGACGTCGCACCGGATCCGCGCCTCGCCCGAGCTCTGCAGCGCCTACACCAGCTTCGTGAACCTCGACCCCGCGCAGCCTCCGGCGACGTGGGGCGGCCGCCTCGGCCTGGAGCTGCAGTGGGCGACGCCGAGGGAGCCGCTCTGCCAGACGCAGGCGGACTGCGAGGACGGCGCCAACGCCACGTGCGCCGGCGACCCGGTCGCGGCCGGCGCGGTGCGGCGCTGCCTCTGCGTCCCCGGGCTCGCGTGGGACCCCGTCGCCGGCGCGTGCCAGCAGA TTCCTTCGGATTGCGAGCGCGCTGGAGACTGCGAGGGATCCAACCACGCGCCTCTCATCGCAG GGATAGTGTGCGGCCTGGGCGGCGCCCTGCTACTGATAGCGGCAGGGCTGTTCCTCTACCGGCGGCAGCGGCGCATCCAATTGGCCCGGGAGAGGCTGACCAAGGAGCGCGAGGACATCCTGAACGCCAACAACTCTAGCGGCCGCACCGCCAAGAACTTCACCAGCCGCGAGCTCAAGCGCGCCACGGCCAACTTCTCCCGCGACAACCTCCTCGGCGTCGGCGGCTACGGCGAGGTCTACAAGGGCGCGCTCGCCGACGGCACCCTGGTCGCCGTCAAGTGCGCCAAGCTCGGCAACACCAAGTCCACGGACCAGATCCTCAACGAGGTGCGCGTGCTGTCGCAGGTCAACCACCGCAGCCTCGTCCGCCTCCTCGGCTGCTGCGTCGACCTCCAGCAGCCGCTCATGGTCTACGAGTTCGTCCCCAACGGCACGCTCGCCGACCACCTCTACGGCGCCATGAGCCGGCCGCCGCTCCCgtggcgccgccgcctcgccatcGCTCGCCACACGGCCGAGGGCATCTCCTACCTGCACTTCTCCGCGTCGCCGCCCATCTACCACCGGGACATCAAGTCCAGCAACATTCTCCTCGACGAGCAGCTCGACGGCAAGGTCTCCGACTTCGGCCTCTCCCGGCTGGCGGAGCCCGGGTTGAGCCACGTCTCCACCTGCGCTCAGGGGACGCTGGGCTATCTCGACCCGGAGTACTACAGGAACTACCAGCTCACGGACAAGAGCGACGTCTACAGCTTCGGGGTGGTGCTGCTGGAGCTGCTCACGGCGAAGCGCGCCATCGACTTCGGCCGTGGCGAGGACGACGTCAACCTCGCCGTGCACGTGCAGCGGGCGGCGGACGAGGAGCGACTCCTGCACGTGGtggacccggcaatgaagaatCGCGCCACGCAGCTGGAGCTCGACACGATGAAGGCGCTCGGGTTCCTGGCGCTCGGTTGCCTCGAGGATCGCCGGCAGAACCGGCCGTCCATGAAGGAAGTCGCCGACGAGATCGAGTACATCATCAACATTGAGGCTGGGGCCGCTGTCGTAGAGCAGCAGCAAAACGCATGA
- the LOC109770716 gene encoding aromatic aminotransferase ISS1 isoform X2, with amino-acid sequence MGSFAKLAKRCVETEAPVMVKIQELLRGATDVMSLAQGIVYWQPPEAALNKVKEIVWEPATSKYGADDGLPELREALLEKLRRENKLTKSSVMVTAGANQAFVNLVLTLCDAGDSVVMFAPYYFNSFMSFQMTGVTDILVGASNPKTLHPDVDWLEKVLKESNPIPKLVTVVNPGNPSGAFIPKPMLQRISDLCRNAGAWLVVDNTYEYFMYDKMEHYCLEDDHIVNLFSFSKAYGMMGWRVGYIAYPSEADGFHAQLLKVQDNIPICASIIGQRLALYSLEAGPEWIRERVNDLVKNRELLVEAMSPLGEDAVKGGEGAIYLWAKLPDNCSDDFEVVRWLATKHGVAVIPGSASGGPGYIRVSFGGLKEEDTRLAGERLRRGLQELVTDGMVQ; translated from the exons ATGGGCAGCTTCGCCAAGCTGGCCAAGAGGTGCGTGGAGACGGAGGCGCCGGTCATGGTGAAG ATACAAGAGCTGCTTCGAGGGGCCACGGATGTGATGTCGCTTGCGCAG GGAATTGTTTATTGGCAACCTCCTGAGGCAGCCCTGAACAAGGTCAAGGAAATTGTATGGGAACCAGCAACCAGTAAATATGGTGCTGATGATGGCCTTCCCGAGCTTCGAGAAGCACTTCTCGAGAAG CTTCGCAGAGAGAATAAGCTAACCAAGTCATCAGTTATGGTGACCGCTGGTGCAAATCAG GCTTTTGTAAACCTGGTTCTGACCCTTTGCGATGCTGGTGATTCAGTTGTCATGTTTGCACCATATTATTTCAATTCCTTCATGTCATTCCAGATGACTGGCGTCACTGATATATTAGTTGGTGCTAGCAATCCCAAGACTCTTCATCCTGATGTTG ATTGGTTAGAGAAGGTGTTGAAAGAAAGTAACCCTATCCCTAAACTTGTTACTGTTGTTAATCCGGGAAACCCCTCTGGAGCTTTTATTCCCAAGCCTATGCTTCAG AGAATTTCAGACCTGTGCAGGAATGCTGGTGCATGGCTGGTGGTTGACAATACCTATGA GTACTTCATGTATGATAAAATGGAGCACTACTGCCTAGAGGATGATCATATTGTCAACCTTTTCTCGTTCTCAAAGGCTTATGGAATGATGGGGTGGCGTGTAGGATAC ATTGCATATCCAAGTGAAGCCGATGGTTTCCACGCGCAGCTCCTTAAGGTGCAAGATAACATACCAATCTGTGCTTCCATCATCGGGCAGCGCCTGGCTCTATACTCATTGGAGGCCGGCCCAGAGTGGATCAGGGAAAGGGTGAATGATCTCGTGAAAAACCGCGAGCTGCTTGTGGAGGCAATGTCTCCCCTTGGTGAGGATGCTGTCAAGGGTGGGGAGGGTGCCATCTACCTCTGGGCTAAGTTACCAGATAACTGTTCAGACGACTTTGAGGTTGTCAGGTGGCTCGCGACCAAGCACGGCGTCGCAGTGATCCCCGGGAGCGCCAGCGGAGGCCCCGGATACATCCGTGTTTCCTTCGGAGGGCTGAAGGAGGAAGACACGAGGCTCGCCGGCGAGAGGCTAAGGCGGGGATTGCAAGAGCTGGTGACTGATGGGATGGTACAGTAA
- the LOC109770716 gene encoding aromatic aminotransferase ISS1 isoform X1, whose amino-acid sequence MHADAGTPRQGPGDAHAPTHPRPSRTTNYSSRTQPRAGDRTDGIQSSSPAAPSLPARPPVPGSWRRGEAMGSFAKLAKRCVETEAPVMVKIQELLRGATDVMSLAQGIVYWQPPEAALNKVKEIVWEPATSKYGADDGLPELREALLEKLRRENKLTKSSVMVTAGANQAFVNLVLTLCDAGDSVVMFAPYYFNSFMSFQMTGVTDILVGASNPKTLHPDVDWLEKVLKESNPIPKLVTVVNPGNPSGAFIPKPMLQRISDLCRNAGAWLVVDNTYEYFMYDKMEHYCLEDDHIVNLFSFSKAYGMMGWRVGYIAYPSEADGFHAQLLKVQDNIPICASIIGQRLALYSLEAGPEWIRERVNDLVKNRELLVEAMSPLGEDAVKGGEGAIYLWAKLPDNCSDDFEVVRWLATKHGVAVIPGSASGGPGYIRVSFGGLKEEDTRLAGERLRRGLQELVTDGMVQ is encoded by the exons ATGCACGCAGACGCAGGCACGCCGCGACAGGGACCCGGCGACGcacacgcacccacccacccccGCCCATCGCGTACTACAAATTACAGTAGTAGAACCCAGCCGCGAGCCGGAGACCGGACGGACGGCATACAGTCGTCGTCGCCCGCCGCGCCCAGCCTTCCCGCCAGGCCGCCCG TTCCAGGTTCTTGGAGGAGGGGGGAAGCCATGGGCAGCTTCGCCAAGCTGGCCAAGAGGTGCGTGGAGACGGAGGCGCCGGTCATGGTGAAG ATACAAGAGCTGCTTCGAGGGGCCACGGATGTGATGTCGCTTGCGCAG GGAATTGTTTATTGGCAACCTCCTGAGGCAGCCCTGAACAAGGTCAAGGAAATTGTATGGGAACCAGCAACCAGTAAATATGGTGCTGATGATGGCCTTCCCGAGCTTCGAGAAGCACTTCTCGAGAAG CTTCGCAGAGAGAATAAGCTAACCAAGTCATCAGTTATGGTGACCGCTGGTGCAAATCAG GCTTTTGTAAACCTGGTTCTGACCCTTTGCGATGCTGGTGATTCAGTTGTCATGTTTGCACCATATTATTTCAATTCCTTCATGTCATTCCAGATGACTGGCGTCACTGATATATTAGTTGGTGCTAGCAATCCCAAGACTCTTCATCCTGATGTTG ATTGGTTAGAGAAGGTGTTGAAAGAAAGTAACCCTATCCCTAAACTTGTTACTGTTGTTAATCCGGGAAACCCCTCTGGAGCTTTTATTCCCAAGCCTATGCTTCAG AGAATTTCAGACCTGTGCAGGAATGCTGGTGCATGGCTGGTGGTTGACAATACCTATGA GTACTTCATGTATGATAAAATGGAGCACTACTGCCTAGAGGATGATCATATTGTCAACCTTTTCTCGTTCTCAAAGGCTTATGGAATGATGGGGTGGCGTGTAGGATAC ATTGCATATCCAAGTGAAGCCGATGGTTTCCACGCGCAGCTCCTTAAGGTGCAAGATAACATACCAATCTGTGCTTCCATCATCGGGCAGCGCCTGGCTCTATACTCATTGGAGGCCGGCCCAGAGTGGATCAGGGAAAGGGTGAATGATCTCGTGAAAAACCGCGAGCTGCTTGTGGAGGCAATGTCTCCCCTTGGTGAGGATGCTGTCAAGGGTGGGGAGGGTGCCATCTACCTCTGGGCTAAGTTACCAGATAACTGTTCAGACGACTTTGAGGTTGTCAGGTGGCTCGCGACCAAGCACGGCGTCGCAGTGATCCCCGGGAGCGCCAGCGGAGGCCCCGGATACATCCGTGTTTCCTTCGGAGGGCTGAAGGAGGAAGACACGAGGCTCGCCGGCGAGAGGCTAAGGCGGGGATTGCAAGAGCTGGTGACTGATGGGATGGTACAGTAA